Below is a window of Halolamina sp. CBA1230 DNA.
TCTATTCCCAACCCACAGGCCAACGCACCGACACACTTATGTTGAAACAAAGTTTAAACGCGGGTGATGGATAGGCACGAAATCGAAGGCCACGAAGTCATCGAGGGCGAGGTAAAAGCCACTGGCAACGGCGCACACGTCCTCGTCCCAAAACGGTGGCGTGGAGCAGACGTGAAAATCGTCAGAACCTCTGAGCCTGACGAGTAACCGATGAACTACAACTACAGGTATCGCCTCAAGCCGACAGAAGACCAGCGCGAGACGCTGGACTACCACCGCGATACCTGTAGACAACTCTATAACCACGCCCTGTACCGCTTCAACCAAATCCCCGAAGACGAGGGCACCGTCAAACAGCGTGTCCGCAAAATCCGTGACGAGATCCCCAATCTCAAAGACTGGTGGGATGCACTCACTGAGGTCTACTCGAAGGTACTCCAGCCCACCGTCATGCGGGTCGCCAAGAACATCAAAGCTCTCGGAAACCTCAAAGAGCAGGGCTACAAAGTTGGTGAACTTCGGTGGAAGTCACCTCGGGAGTTCCGCAGTTTCACCTACAACCAGTCTGGCTTCGAACTCGACAAGAAGAGTGGGCAGACTGTGTTGTCGCTGTCGAAACTCGCAACCATCCCCATCGAACTCCACCGACCGCTGCCTGACGACGCCACGGTCAAGGAAGTCACGCTCAAAAAGGAGAAAACTGGCGAGTGGTTCGCCATTTTCGGTATCGAGATGGACACAGAACCGCCAGCCAAGCCACCGCTGGAGGATATTGACACTGACGAGATGGTCGGGATTGACGTGGGTATTCTGAAGTATGCCCACGACACCGACGGCACAGCGGTCGAATCACTCGACCTCTCCGAAGAACGTGACAGGCTCGAACGGGAGCAACGGAAACTCTCCCGGAAAGAGCATGGGTCGAACAATTGGGAGAACCAACGTCGGCGTGTCGCTGAGTGCCATCTCGACATCAAGCGCAAGCGGCGTGATTTCCTGCACAAACTCTCGAACTACTACGCTCGGGAGTACGAACTGGTGGCCGTCGAAGACCTCGACGTGAAAGGGATGCTCGAATCACCGCGAAACAGCCGCAACACGGCGTCAGCTGCGTGGAATACCTTCACCGACATGCTCGAAACGAAGTGTGAACGGGAAGGCACGCACTTCGTGGAAGTTGATCCAGATGGCACCACCAAAGAGTGCGCTCAGTGTGGCGTCGAAACCGACAAACCGCTGTGGGTTCGAGAACATTCCTGTCCTGCCTGTGGCTTCGAGGCAGACAGAGACGCAAACGCAGCGTGGAACATTCTTTCTCGCGGACTCACCGAACTAGGAGTGGGTCACTCCGAAGCAACGCCTGTGGAGACTGCGCTCCCTGTGGACACTGCGGTTGTGTCTGCAAAGCGCGTCGTTGAAGCAGGAAGCCCCTGCCTCAAGGAGCCGCCAACGGCGGCGAGTAGGCAGGGGTAGTTCACTTCGTTCACAAGAGCCAACAGACAGCGGCCGGTTCGCCCGGTCGATCCCCGCCCGAACGCCCTCCGTGCGGAGTCACCGCCCCAGCGTCGGCTGCCGGCGAACGGCCCGTGACGGCGGACGGGCACCCACTGATCATGAACACACGACACACCGCGTTCTCGCTCGCAGTCGTACTGCTCGTCGCCGCCGTCGCGCCCGCGGCGGCCGCGACCGCACCGATCGAACCCGACGCCGTCGGTGATCTCACCGTCACCACCGCGCCGGCGTCGGTCAGCGCCGACGCCGCCGTCGAAGCGGCCACCACTTCGGACTCGACCGACAGCCTCGTCGCCCGGAGCGACGTGGCCGTGTTCCGGCTCGACGTCGCCGGCGTGCCCG
It encodes the following:
- a CDS encoding DUF2080 family transposase-associated protein; amino-acid sequence: MDRHEIEGHEVIEGEVKATGNGAHVLVPKRWRGADVKIVRTSEPDE
- a CDS encoding RNA-guided endonuclease TnpB family protein, with the protein product MNYNYRYRLKPTEDQRETLDYHRDTCRQLYNHALYRFNQIPEDEGTVKQRVRKIRDEIPNLKDWWDALTEVYSKVLQPTVMRVAKNIKALGNLKEQGYKVGELRWKSPREFRSFTYNQSGFELDKKSGQTVLSLSKLATIPIELHRPLPDDATVKEVTLKKEKTGEWFAIFGIEMDTEPPAKPPLEDIDTDEMVGIDVGILKYAHDTDGTAVESLDLSEERDRLEREQRKLSRKEHGSNNWENQRRRVAECHLDIKRKRRDFLHKLSNYYAREYELVAVEDLDVKGMLESPRNSRNTASAAWNTFTDMLETKCEREGTHFVEVDPDGTTKECAQCGVETDKPLWVREHSCPACGFEADRDANAAWNILSRGLTELGVGHSEATPVETALPVDTAVVSAKRVVEAGSPCLKEPPTAASRQG